The following coding sequences lie in one Nitrospinaceae bacterium genomic window:
- a CDS encoding maleylpyruvate isomerase family mycothiol-dependent enzyme, whose protein sequence is MPEFEEQIRLTIDTIDSERARLTEFFKTFSEADWKKPTFCSDWNTGQVVGHLTLGAQFYASTVSNGLVGNHGFPLGAKTKEEFMGLRTSIMNDIAALDGGALVEKFNKDTQEVVSLFRSMGPEDLDKVGWHRRGVIPIPYFIIQRIYEFILHEWDIRNEPDSPLNPAALGVAAKNLRWRFPILYNTQPDLKLEGRFRFETPDTGDVWAMSIEKEKASFLEDLSSNFDASISAPASDMILMATGRADIDAKEAAGVLRTDGEPAKVKAIIASLFYPI, encoded by the coding sequence ATGCCGGAGTTTGAAGAACAGATACGTTTAACGATTGACACCATAGACAGCGAGCGGGCACGGCTCACAGAATTCTTCAAGACCTTTAGTGAGGCCGACTGGAAAAAGCCCACCTTTTGCTCGGACTGGAACACCGGCCAGGTAGTTGGGCATCTAACCCTCGGCGCACAATTCTACGCCTCGACGGTATCGAACGGACTCGTGGGCAACCACGGCTTCCCCCTCGGCGCGAAAACAAAAGAGGAGTTCATGGGGCTTCGCACTTCGATCATGAACGATATCGCTGCCCTCGATGGCGGCGCACTAGTGGAGAAGTTTAACAAAGACACGCAGGAAGTGGTCTCGCTTTTTCGATCAATGGGCCCCGAGGATTTGGACAAAGTCGGGTGGCACCGAAGAGGCGTCATCCCTATCCCTTATTTCATCATTCAGCGCATCTACGAGTTCATTCTCCATGAGTGGGATATACGAAACGAGCCCGACTCGCCGCTGAATCCTGCAGCGCTCGGCGTTGCGGCCAAAAATTTGCGCTGGCGATTTCCAATCCTCTACAACACACAGCCCGATCTGAAGCTAGAGGGCCGCTTTCGATTCGAGACACCCGACACGGGAGATGTCTGGGCGATGTCCATCGAAAAGGAAAAAGCCTCGTTCCTCGAAGATCTGAGCAGCAATTTCGACGCTTCTATATCCGCTCCCGCCAGCGATATGATTTTAATGGCCACGGGGCGTGCCGATATCGATGCCAAAGAGGCCGCCGGTGTGCTTCGCACCGATGGCGAGCCCGCCAAGGTAAAAGCCATTATTGCCTCGCTCTTCTATCCCATTTAA
- a CDS encoding MBL fold metallo-hydrolase encodes MKKITDRIYAETGYDWANVGAAVTERGIVLLDSPVRPTDSALWQAEVRPLSPQGIRYLIATDYHGDHTAGASFIEGEITFIAPQYVFDEVSKGDNAFSKKIFTDTLEDLGFKEEARQIIDAAIPAPDICFDDTMVLHLEPLTFEIRRMGGHSPATSMVFIPEEGLIFASDIVINEPCPGLRDANVREWIDALAYIEGMSAEIVVPGHGPVGGMKEVGQLKGYLSEVLGLMAEMAKAGRSKEAAVSDAAFDKFFWADPSRGEFWLQQRKDTFRGGLERVYDEAVGAA; translated from the coding sequence GTGAAAAAAATCACTGATCGCATCTATGCCGAGACTGGATACGACTGGGCTAACGTGGGCGCGGCTGTTACTGAGCGTGGCATCGTTCTGCTCGATAGCCCGGTTCGCCCGACGGACTCTGCCCTCTGGCAGGCCGAGGTCAGACCCTTAAGCCCCCAAGGGATTCGTTATCTCATTGCGACTGATTATCACGGCGACCACACAGCAGGCGCCTCGTTTATCGAGGGTGAGATAACCTTCATCGCGCCGCAATATGTCTTTGATGAAGTCTCGAAGGGTGACAATGCGTTTTCGAAGAAAATATTCACCGACACCCTCGAAGATTTGGGGTTCAAGGAGGAGGCACGGCAGATTATCGATGCAGCGATTCCAGCGCCGGATATATGTTTCGACGATACGATGGTGCTCCACTTAGAGCCGCTGACTTTCGAGATTCGCCGCATGGGTGGCCATTCACCCGCCACTTCGATGGTGTTCATTCCCGAGGAGGGGCTAATATTCGCGAGCGACATCGTGATCAATGAACCGTGTCCGGGCCTCAGGGACGCGAATGTGCGGGAATGGATCGACGCGCTCGCTTATATCGAGGGCATGTCGGCCGAAATTGTTGTGCCGGGACATGGGCCCGTCGGCGGTATGAAGGAGGTGGGCCAGCTCAAAGGATATTTGAGTGAAGTGCTGGGTCTGATGGCGGAGATGGCGAAAGCAGGCCGGAGTAAGGAGGCGGCCGTTTCTGATGCCGCATTCGATAAGTTTTTCTGGGCCGATCCCTCGCGGGGTGAATTTTGGCTGCAGCAGAGGAAGGACACATTTCGGGGCGGGCTTGAGCGCGTCTACGATGAAGCTGTAGGTGCCGCTTAG
- a CDS encoding adenylate/guanylate cyclase domain-containing protein, with protein sequence MTKNNRYAFQQSEGTSLWRTLRELATNSAHYPFLLILLEINHIGIIPYFKNLSHWALLISPFVQAIYLSGTHTKAWQIFLGNLIGVALYTAVDLGGEGLEFFEKPEHIAYWAFAISIALAQFGRIAMEKKSQRGQDFFRTAENTIRTMIIPAVYFISLIKISKSDFPTALVSFFNESSHHFLVQAIFIIGIFYGVNEVLLARNRSFLLVLIERLRHYSSWFIDSSLMENLVETGGEAATKRAERTVLFMDIRGFTNWSSIHMGTEVGDLLNGYYEIAGPIIAEYGGLMNNLTGDEVMAIFHDPRKAVQCTRALQAKITPYLGQFDLGAGVGLHCGEVVEGLFGTSNKKVFSVMGMPVNIAKRLEGCADSGSIVFSESILKHLGDSYEVPVESLPPVSLKGVPEPVPIYKIKYSENGDLSK encoded by the coding sequence ATGACGAAAAACAACAGATACGCATTTCAACAATCCGAGGGCACCTCGCTCTGGCGAACGCTCAGGGAACTGGCCACGAACTCGGCGCATTATCCGTTTCTCCTGATCCTCCTCGAGATCAACCATATCGGAATTATTCCCTATTTCAAAAATCTATCTCACTGGGCGCTCCTCATATCCCCCTTCGTACAGGCTATCTACCTGTCTGGAACACACACGAAAGCATGGCAGATTTTTCTGGGCAATCTGATCGGAGTCGCTCTCTATACCGCCGTCGATTTAGGGGGAGAGGGGCTGGAATTTTTCGAAAAGCCCGAGCACATCGCCTACTGGGCCTTCGCCATCTCAATCGCCCTCGCGCAATTCGGGCGCATAGCGATGGAAAAGAAGTCACAGAGGGGCCAGGACTTTTTCCGCACCGCCGAGAACACGATCAGAACCATGATCATCCCGGCGGTCTATTTCATCAGCCTGATAAAGATCTCGAAATCAGACTTCCCCACTGCCTTGGTTTCCTTCTTCAACGAGAGTTCCCACCATTTCCTGGTCCAGGCCATTTTCATCATCGGCATATTCTACGGTGTCAATGAGGTTCTCCTGGCTCGGAATCGATCGTTTCTTCTCGTTCTCATAGAGCGGCTGCGCCATTACAGTTCGTGGTTCATCGATTCGAGCCTGATGGAAAATCTCGTTGAAACGGGGGGAGAGGCCGCCACGAAGCGCGCCGAGCGGACTGTGCTTTTCATGGACATCCGTGGATTCACGAACTGGTCGAGTATTCATATGGGAACCGAGGTGGGCGACTTGCTAAACGGATATTACGAAATTGCGGGGCCTATTATTGCAGAGTACGGCGGACTGATGAACAACCTGACGGGCGATGAGGTCATGGCCATATTTCACGATCCACGGAAGGCCGTTCAGTGCACAAGAGCCCTCCAAGCTAAAATTACGCCTTATCTTGGGCAGTTCGATCTGGGGGCCGGGGTTGGGCTCCACTGCGGAGAAGTCGTCGAAGGCCTTTTCGGCACATCGAACAAAAAAGTATTTTCGGTGATGGGAATGCCCGTTAATATCGCAAAAAGGCTTGAGGGTTGCGCCGATTCGGGCTCAATTGTCTTTTCCGAGTCAATCTTAAAACACCTGGGAGACAGCTACGAAGTTCCCGTCGAATCGCTACCGCCCGTCTCCCTCAAAGGGGTGCCGGAGCCCGTTCCAATCTACAAAATCAAGTATTCAGAAAATGGAGACCTCTCGAAATAA
- a CDS encoding sulfite exporter TauE/SafE family protein — translation MDLFSLGLLMLGLVVGTIQAATGVGWGVITVPALFLIPGIKAQQVVAVSMLASLFNVSVASFENIRHGNMQWKYAALIATGAIIGGVIGAYLLRNLPGTAIRRSVGAIAVIAGLRMLIIK, via the coding sequence TTGGATTTATTCTCTCTCGGCTTGCTTATGCTCGGACTCGTGGTGGGCACCATACAGGCGGCAACAGGTGTCGGTTGGGGCGTCATAACCGTGCCCGCGCTCTTCCTTATCCCCGGCATCAAGGCCCAGCAGGTAGTTGCCGTCTCCATGCTGGCCTCGTTGTTCAACGTATCGGTCGCCTCCTTCGAGAATATTCGCCATGGCAACATGCAGTGGAAATATGCGGCCCTCATCGCCACCGGCGCGATTATCGGCGGCGTTATCGGCGCCTATCTACTGAGAAACCTCCCCGGCACAGCCATCCGGCGCTCGGTGGGCGCGATTGCTGTCATCGCCGGGCTCAGAATGCTGATAATCAAGTGA
- a CDS encoding transcription elongation factor GreA, producing MPPYYTTKNSLEIMKEKVDEITHRLKTEVAQELAKAADYGDLSENSEWEAALDLQSNLKHEVSILMDKVKSAELIEDLPIAGDKVTIGTEVTLFDLDKDEELTYKILGEQESDFQNGILSFQAPLIRGLMQKEPGDEVVVKLPGGTRSFEILEVKKIEFS from the coding sequence ATGCCCCCGTATTATACGACGAAAAATAGCCTTGAAATCATGAAGGAAAAAGTGGATGAAATTACTCATCGCTTAAAGACTGAAGTGGCGCAGGAGTTGGCCAAGGCGGCGGACTACGGCGACCTGAGCGAGAACTCCGAGTGGGAGGCAGCCCTTGATTTGCAGTCAAACCTCAAGCATGAGGTGAGCATCTTGATGGACAAGGTCAAGAGTGCCGAGTTGATAGAGGATTTGCCCATTGCCGGCGACAAAGTGACGATCGGAACCGAAGTGACCTTGTTCGATTTGGATAAAGACGAGGAACTCACCTACAAGATCCTTGGTGAGCAGGAGAGTGATTTTCAAAACGGCATTCTTTCGTTTCAGGCCCCTCTTATTCGCGGGCTGATGCAAAAAGAGCCGGGCGATGAGGTGGTAGTCAAGCTTCCGGGCGGCACGCGCAGCTTTGAAATTTTGGAAGTAAAGAAAATCGAATTTTCCTGA
- a CDS encoding CapA family protein, translating into MVNKTSKTCTFLTGGDVAPDRKSGRGLLGKTALLFKKADYAFLNLEHNLSTSGLMMKGKPTHHRGKPELIEGFLEAGFDALSIANNHMLDFGVEAFFDTLALLKAKKVPFTGGGKNIREAKEPVVLVRNGLKIGLLGYTTTLPQGAAAGPREPGVNPMLVDTSYTPRRNPIEYPGSEMLITTKTAPADLARMKREIASLKKKTDVVLVCNHWGASMSHDVQDYQREIGRAAIDAGAAGIFGGHQHVLQGVEFYKGCPIVHCTGNLIFDIVEPFFTEATHQTFLFGGNLSKKGISDPYVIPCRCGIGNAPAILSPRKGDGKEIIRFLAELSKPFGTGLKVKGDKVVLTPGKG; encoded by the coding sequence ATGGTTAATAAAACTTCTAAGACCTGCACATTTCTCACTGGTGGCGACGTGGCGCCGGATCGCAAAAGCGGGCGTGGTCTTTTGGGCAAGACTGCCCTGCTATTTAAAAAGGCGGACTACGCTTTTTTGAATCTTGAGCACAACCTGTCCACAAGCGGCCTGATGATGAAGGGAAAGCCCACCCACCACCGGGGCAAACCCGAGTTGATCGAAGGATTCCTTGAGGCAGGCTTTGATGCGCTCTCCATCGCCAATAACCATATGCTCGACTTCGGGGTTGAAGCATTTTTCGACACGCTTGCTCTACTCAAAGCAAAAAAAGTTCCCTTCACGGGAGGGGGCAAGAATATTCGAGAGGCGAAAGAGCCGGTTGTTCTCGTTAGAAATGGTTTGAAAATCGGTCTGCTTGGCTATACGACGACGCTGCCGCAGGGCGCTGCCGCCGGACCAAGGGAGCCGGGGGTGAACCCGATGCTGGTCGATACTTCGTATACCCCGAGGCGAAACCCGATTGAGTATCCGGGCTCCGAGATGCTGATAACAACGAAAACGGCCCCCGCCGATCTGGCCCGGATGAAGCGCGAGATCGCCTCGCTCAAGAAAAAAACGGATGTGGTTCTGGTCTGCAACCATTGGGGGGCGAGCATGTCCCACGACGTTCAGGACTATCAGCGCGAAATCGGACGCGCCGCCATCGACGCCGGGGCTGCGGGGATTTTCGGCGGCCACCAGCATGTATTGCAGGGCGTTGAGTTTTATAAGGGATGTCCCATCGTTCACTGCACCGGAAATTTGATCTTCGACATTGTCGAGCCCTTTTTCACCGAGGCGACGCACCAGACGTTTCTGTTCGGCGGCAACTTGTCGAAAAAAGGGATAAGCGATCCCTACGTAATCCCCTGCCGCTGCGGCATCGGAAACGCCCCGGCGATTCTGTCCCCCCGCAAGGGGGATGGAAAAGAAATCATCCGCTTTCTGGCTGAGCTCTCAAAACCCTTCGGCACCGGCCTCAAGGTGAAGGGCGATAAGGTCGTGCTCACTCCGGGGAAGGGGTAG
- a CDS encoding GyrI-like domain-containing protein: MSTELNVKVEKREAASGAGLKLASGAGPAEAGRLWGQLFNICGNSFAPDNAFGLQEDDGGYAACWIIPGGRSAPEGLIPADMPGGWYAVAVHEGGYDRIGDTITTMVDEWLPHGGFRRAKGPVVERYLNDPRETPEEALRTEICLPVAPDPIE; this comes from the coding sequence ATGAGCACCGAGCTGAATGTGAAGGTCGAAAAACGTGAGGCGGCATCGGGTGCAGGGCTAAAGCTCGCCAGTGGGGCAGGGCCCGCCGAAGCGGGACGACTCTGGGGTCAGCTATTCAATATATGCGGCAACTCTTTCGCCCCGGATAACGCCTTTGGTTTACAAGAGGACGATGGCGGATACGCCGCCTGCTGGATCATTCCCGGCGGAAGATCTGCGCCCGAGGGCCTTATCCCAGCAGATATGCCCGGGGGCTGGTACGCCGTGGCGGTCCACGAGGGAGGATACGATAGAATTGGAGATACAATCACCACGATGGTTGACGAGTGGCTGCCGCACGGCGGATTCAGGAGAGCCAAAGGACCTGTAGTCGAGCGCTACTTGAACGATCCGCGCGAGACGCCCGAGGAGGCGCTTCGCACCGAGATTTGCCTTCCCGTCGCACCCGACCCGATCGAGTAG
- a CDS encoding DNA-binding protein, translating into MQVVEKKLGRIFQLKLEEGDDFYGVVDAFVIKENIRSASLFLFGALQKTHMLTGFKDMDGFNVDSRHFDDWRELVALGNISWPDEPPLALGDVTWDEPQPYVHLHMAISGGPGKTEDVLVGHLSGGNVKGMFMDIYELV; encoded by the coding sequence ATGCAAGTAGTCGAGAAAAAACTGGGCCGCATCTTTCAATTGAAACTAGAGGAAGGGGATGATTTTTACGGGGTCGTCGATGCTTTTGTGATCAAAGAGAACATTCGTTCGGCCTCGTTGTTCCTCTTCGGGGCTCTTCAGAAGACCCACATGCTCACCGGCTTTAAGGACATGGACGGCTTTAACGTGGACAGCCGCCATTTCGATGATTGGCGCGAACTTGTAGCACTGGGCAATATTTCATGGCCCGATGAGCCGCCCCTGGCGCTGGGCGATGTGACCTGGGACGAGCCCCAGCCTTATGTCCATCTCCATATGGCCATCAGCGGGGGGCCGGGCAAAACAGAGGATGTGCTCGTCGGTCATCTTTCGGGCGGCAATGTGAAGGGGATGTTCATGGACATCTATGAGTTGGTGTAG